From Rhinatrema bivittatum unplaced genomic scaffold, aRhiBiv1.1, whole genome shotgun sequence, one genomic window encodes:
- the LOC115081643 gene encoding olfactory receptor 8D4-like has product MELERRGTGNGSWAIEFQILGFSEFPELQLPLFTIFTLMFLLAVLGNLVIIYVICANQHLHSPMYFFLANLSALDISSLTVTVPKLLGILLIDSKGISFSQCILQMYCFLSLTGVEFLLLTAMAFDRYVAICHPLRYTMIMSKRVCTLLAAGSWTAGFLEIMSHAVVISRFSFCDSTVIDHIFCDLMALMKLSCSDTSVIEMMNFAEGGFTAFIPCLLTLTSYGFIISAILRIRSTAGRRKAFSTCSSHLMVVIMSYGTMLEKPRDKSSLAKSLRKKIIINQ; this is encoded by the exons ATGGAGCTGGAACGCAGAGGAACGGGGAATGGTAGCTGGGCTATAGAATTTCAGATCCTGGGCTTCTCTGAAttcccagagctgcagctcccgCTCTTCACCATCTTCACCCTGATGTTCCTGCTGGCCGTGCTGGGGAACCTCGTGATCATCTACGTCATCTGTGCCAACCAGCACCTGCACAgccccatgtatttcttcctgGCCAACCTGTCCGCCCTGGATATCTCTTCCCTGACTGTCACTGTGCCAAAATTACTGGGCATCCTGCTGATAGACAGCAAGGGCATATCTTTCAGTCAATGTATCTTGCAGATGTATTGTTTTCTGTCCCTGACTGGGGTGGAATTTCTTCTTCTCACCGCCATGGCATTTGACCGCTATGTAGCGATATGCCATCCCCTGCGTTACACCATGATCATGAGCAAGAGAGTCTGCACTCTTCTGGCAGCTGGCTCCTGGACGGCAGGTTTCCTGGAGATAATGTCTCACGCCGTCGTTATATCCCGgttttctttctgtgactccaCTGTAATTGACCACATCTTCTGTGACCTCATGGCTCTCATGAAGCTTTCTTGCTCGGATACGTCTGTCATCGAAATGATGAATTTTGCTGAAGGGGGGTTTACAGCCTTCATCCCGTGTCTCTTAACCCTGACGTCCTACGGATTCATCATCTCCGCCATCCTGAGGATCCGTTCCACAGCGGGGAGAcgcaaggccttctccacctgctcctcccacctcatgGTCGTTATTATGTCATATGGGACCATG CTTGAGAAACCGAGAGATAAAAGTAGCCTTGCAAAGAGCCTTAGGAAGAAAATCATTATCAACCAGTAA